From Patescibacteria group bacterium, a single genomic window includes:
- a CDS encoding MBL fold metallo-hydrolase produces the protein MRRITKIILGVLIIILIFLWVTIAKSPTTDSLNIYFLNVGQGDAELIQKGDYQILIDGGPDDSILSEIGKIMPITDRRIDIVILTHPHADHLTGINQIIQRYEVGQIYSSGSITTSDQYLNFLNAVTSKNIPMSIPEIGDKISVFGDAELQFLWPGKKYLGISGDNLNNTSEFVRFCEFSHCADFLGDMETDEQAIAYAQLKANNVDYSADLLKISHHGSTNGTNATTLNEINPQVAVIEVGVENKYGHPHAATLDLLNSRNIQDYRTDRDGTIGFSLTPGGISPN, from the coding sequence ATGAGAAGAATCACAAAAATTATATTGGGGGTTTTGATAATAATTTTGATTTTTCTTTGGGTTACAATCGCCAAAAGCCCCACAACAGATAGTCTCAATATATATTTCTTAAATGTTGGCCAAGGGGATGCGGAACTGATACAAAAAGGTGATTATCAAATTCTTATCGATGGCGGTCCGGATGACAGCATCCTTTCAGAAATTGGAAAAATCATGCCGATCACTGATCGAAGAATTGACATCGTCATTTTGACTCATCCTCATGCAGACCACTTAACTGGAATTAATCAAATCATTCAAAGATATGAGGTTGGGCAGATTTATTCATCCGGTTCTATCACAACAAGTGATCAATATCTTAATTTTTTGAACGCTGTTACATCTAAAAATATCCCAATGTCCATTCCGGAAATTGGAGACAAGATTTCTGTTTTTGGCGATGCTGAATTGCAATTTCTTTGGCCGGGCAAGAAATATTTGGGAATCTCAGGAGATAACCTGAACAATACTTCGGAATTTGTCCGTTTTTGCGAATTTTCTCATTGCGCCGATTTTCTCGGCGATATGGAAACCGACGAACAGGCAATTGCATATGCTCAGTTAAAAGCAAATAATGTAGATTATTCTGCCGATCTTTTGAAAATTTCTCACCATGGCTCGACAAACGGGACAAATGCCACAACACTGAACGAAATCAATCCTCAGGTGGCAGTTATTGAGGTTGGCGTGGAGAATAAATATGGCCATCCGCATGCAGCAACTCTTGATTTATTAAATTCCCGAAATATCCAAGACTACCGCACCGACCGAGATGGCACAATCGGGTTTTCTCTTACCCCTGGAGGTATTTCTCCAAACTGA